DNA from Gephyromycinifex aptenodytis:
GCGCATGAGCTCGGGGATCGCGATGACGGGGTGGGTGTCGTTGAGCTGCCAGATGACGCGTTCGGGCAACGTGGAGACGTCGGCCCCGCCCAGGGTCCGGTCGATGAAGTCCTTAAGCGAGCAGGCGACAAAGAAGTACTGCTGCTGCAGGCGCAGTTCGCGGCCCTGCGGAGTGGAGTCCTCAGGGTAGAGAACCTTGGTGATGTTCTCGGCGAAGGTCTGCGCACGCACAGCCTGCGCGTAGTCACCGGAGTTGAAGATCTGCAGGTCGAACGCGTTGGTGGCGCGGGCGCTCCACAGGCGCAAGGTGTTCGCGACGCCGTTGCGGTAGCCGGGGACCATGTAGTCGTGGGGGACACCCAGCACGTTCCAGGCGGGTACCCATTCGGTGTGCTCCTGGCCGTTCTCGTCCTGGCTGCGTTCGGTGTGCCCGCCGAAGTTCACCTTGACCATGTGATCGTGCTGGAGCACATCCCACGGGGAACCCAGAGAGAGCCAGGCGTCGGGTACCTCGACCTGGCGTCCCTTCTCGAAGGTCTGCTTGAAGATGCCGTACTCGTAACGGATGCCGTAACCGATGCAGGCGACATCCATCGTGGCCAGCGAGTCGATGAAGCAGGCGGCCAGACGGCCGAGGCCGCCGTTGCCCAGGCCCGGCTCGACTTCCTGGGCCCGCAACTGGGCCAGGTCGAGACCACACGCTTGCAGGCCCTCAGCGGCAATGTTCTCCAGGTCTGCGGCCAGCAGGGCGTTGCCCAGTTGGCGGCCCAAGAGGAACTCGGCCGAGAGGTAACCGACGATCTTGGTGGGGTTGGCCCTGCGGCTCTTGGCCGTCTCCAGGCGGTCCGCCATGAGGTAGTTACGCACCGTGCGTGCCAGCGCCAGGTACTGGTCGTTGACGCTCGAGCGGTCCAGTGTGATGCCTTCGCCGTAGTTGAGCTCCTGCAGGAACTCACGCACGAAACCGTCGACGCTGCGCTCGGGGCGTACCAGCCCGCGCAGAGCGACCGGGTGGGTCACCGCTCCGGTGGGGCCCATCGCCTCATCCGCCATCATCGGCGTCTCGTCGGCCGGGGGATTTATCGGCGAGATGCTCTCGCTCATGTTCGTCACGTGTGGACTCCTGGGTCGGGTACTCGGCCGGCCTGCAGGGTCAGCGCCATGCAGGTCATGCTTGCTCTAGTGTCCCCGTCGAGAGGACAGGGAGTCGAATTGGAAGCCATGCAGTCGGCTCAGCGGGCCAACATTCACCCGATAGCAGACTCCCCGTTGCACAACCGGGCGTCCGCGGGTGCTGTTCAGAGGCGCTCTCAGCTCTTGCGGTACAGCTTCTTGGATTGGTAAACGGGTTCGGTGGTCACCTGAACCCCGAGGCTGCGGAAGATGCCCTCGTCGACGGGCCCGAGGATGACGCTGGAGTGGACGTCGCAGCCGCGCAGCTTGGGCAGCTCGGCCAGCGCCCGGCGGGCGTTCTCGTCGTGGTTGGCGCCCACCGACAGCGCGATGAGGACCTCATCGGTGTGCAGGCGCGGGTTGCGGCTGCCCAGATGTTGGGTCTTCAGCGTCTGGATCGGCACGACCGTCTCCGGGGAGAGCAGACGTACCTTGTCGTCGATGCCGGCCAGCGCCTTCAGGGCGTCCAGCAGGATGGCCGAGCAGCAACCCAGCAGTGAAGTCGTCTTGCCGGTGATGATCCGCCCGTCAGGCAGTTCGATAGCGGCCGCTGGACCCTTGGTGCGCTTGGCGGTTCGCAGCGCCGGCTCGACGACGGGCCGGTCCTCGGAAGTGATTCCCAGCCTGCTCATCAGCAACGCGATTCGCTCGGACAGCACCGGTTCGAGGGCGTCACGGCGCTCGATGGCCAACGTGCGGTAGTAGCGTCGGATGACTTCCTGCTTGGAGGCCGCCCGGCAAGCTTCGTCGTCGCTGATGCACTGCCCGACCATGTTGACGCCCATGTCGGTGGGCGACTTGTAGGGGGAGCGCTCCATGATCCGTTCGAAGAGCAGGTTGAGCACCGGGAAGATCTCGACGTCCCGGTTGTAGTTGACGCACTTCTCGCCGTAGGCCTCCAGGTGGAACGGGTCGATCATGTTCACGTCGTCCAAGTCGACGGTGGCGGCCTCGTAGGCGATGTTGATCGGGTGGTCCAAGGGCAGGTTCCAGATCGGGAACGTCTCGAACTTGGCGTAGCCGGAGGGGATTCCGCGGCGGTGATCGTGGAAGAGCTGGGACAGGCAGGTCGCCATCTTGCCGCTGCCGGGGCCGGGCGCGGTGACCACGACCAGGTCGCGAGTGGTTTCGATGTAGTCGTTTTTTCCGTACCCCTCGTCGCTGACGATGTGTTGCACGTCGTTGGGGTAGCCCTTGATCGGGAAGTGTCGGTAGACCGTCAGCCCAAGCCGTTCGAGTTTGCGTTTGAACGCTTTGGCGGGCTTGTTGTCGTCGGTCATGTGCGAGATGACGACGCTGCCGACGTGCAGCCCGCGGGCGCGGAACTCGTCGATGAGGCGCAGCGCGTCGGCGTCGTAGCCGATGCCCAGGTCGGCGCGGACCTTGTTCGCTACGAGGTCGCGGGCGCTGACGACCACGACCATCTCGACTTCGTCCTTGAGGGTCTGCAGCATGACGAGTTTGTTATCGGGGGTGAACCCCGGCAGCACCCGGGAGGCGTGGAAGTCGTCGAAGAGTTTGCCGCCGAACTCCAGATAGAGCTTGCCGCCGAACTTGGCCCGTCGGGCGTTGATGTGCTCCGCCTGCAGCCGCAGGTATTTCTCGCGATCGAACCCGATCGTCTGTGCGCCCACGCGGGCCCCCTTCCGACCTGCCGGAGCTTACCGGGGTCGGCTGAAAGTGTTGGGGTCCAGGGGGCTCGGGGAGCGTGTGTGCTGATCAGAGGCCTGCTCGGTCGCGTCGTCCCAATTTCAGAGCCAACGCAACCCCGGCGAGGGCGCCGAAGAGGTGGCCTTGCCAGGAGACGCCTGCCTGCACCGGTAGGACGCCCCACAGCAAAGAGCCGTACCCGGCGATGACGAGCAGCCCGGCCAACGCCGAGGCCAGACGTCGGGCGGCGAAGCCGTAGACGGCCAGGAAAGCGGCGTAGCCGTAGACGAGTCCGCTGGCGCCGATGTGCACGCTGTTCGACGCGCCGGTGAGCCACACCCCCGCCCCGCTGAGCAGGATGACGCCGATGGTGACGGCCCACAGGTGCCGGGTGCTCAGCGCCAGCAGCGCTCCGAGTATGAGCAGCGCGGTCGTGTTGGCGATGAGGTGCCCGAAGCCGTGGTGCAGGAAGGGGCTGGCCACGATGCCGGCCAGGTGGTCCAGATGGCGTGGCCGGATGCCGTACCGGTCTAGCGAGAACGGGGTGAGCAGGTCGAGGATCTCGCTGGCCCACATGAGAGCGACCATCACCAGTACCGGAACGACGCGGCGCCACCACGCACGCGGGGCGGGGCGGGCAGCGGTCCAGGAGGTGGGGCGGGTCGGGCTCATGTTCTTCAGGATGCCGGAGCGCGCGCGAGGACGGTGAAGGTAGACAACGCCGGGCCCGGTCATGATCGATGTCCTCGGTGGCGGGTCGGTACCTACTAGATCGTGGCGTTGTCGGGATGAGCTTCTTTGTGCATCGCGGCGGTGAACTTGGCGGTGCGTTCTTCGTGGGTGAGCAGGGAGCACCAGGAGCAGTACTGTCCGTCGGGCACGACGTACCAGTGGCAGCAGCTTCGCCGGTCGAAGAACAGGCGCTGCCCGAGGGGCCCGTCGAGATAGCGGAAGGTCCCGGAGCGGGCCAGACCGGGGCGGGTGGCCAGCAGCGCTTCACCTTTGTCGCGCACCTGCGCTGCGGGGAAGTGTTTCGACAACGAACGAGCTGCCCCCGCGATAGCGGCGCCCATGTTGCCCCACAGGTTCGCCATACCCACCCGGGCCACCTCGTGCAGCGACTCGGCGACCACAGCCAGGTGCTCATCGACAATCAGCTGCACCACCTGCTCGGCGTCGACGTCGCGCAGCACCTCCGGTTGAGGGAGCAGCAGCCTCGTCGGGCTACCCCCGGTGACCAGCACCTGCACCGAATCCAGGCGCAGCTGCGGCACCAGATCCTGCGCGACCCACGCAGCGACCGCCACCCCCGCCACCCGGTGCGCGTAACGCTGGAACACCAGCGATGCCGCATGCCGCCCGTACGGCAACCCCCGGGCCTCGGCGTGGCGCCGCACGAACTCCTCAGGCACCCCAGAGTCCGGGCGAGCCAGGTCGGCCGCCGAACACACCGCACCCAACGGGTCATCCGCCACCTGACGGCGAGCAGCGGCCACACAGTCCGGGCCGAGCGCCAGTGAGAACGTTCCCGCCCAGTCCGCCATCCTCGCGGCAAGCGCCTCCAGGTCGCTTCGCGGTTCCTGCTCAAGGCTCATGCCGTGCTCCTGTCGTCAAGGTTCTGCGGATGCGCGTCGGTGTCGAGAATCCGGGGCAACACCACGGTGCGACCCTCGATCCGGTGCACGCTCACGGGAGTGCCGTACACCTGCTCCAGCAGGTCAGTGGTCAACGCCTCCTGCGGCGGGCCCGCCGCGACAGCCCGGCCGTCCAGCATGACCAGCACCGTGTCCGCGAAGGCCGCCGCAAGGTTGATGTCGTGGACGATCGCCAAGACCCCGGTGCCGCGCTCGCGGGTCAACCCGCGCAGCAACCCCAGGATGTCGACCTGATGGCGCAGGTCCAAGGCGCTGACCGGCTCGTCGAGCAAGAGCCACGGGGTCTGTTGGGCCAACGCCCGACCGATGAGAACACGCTGGCGTTCACCGCCGCTGAGCATGTCCAACCGGTCCAGGGCGCGATCGGCCAGATGCAGGTGATCCAACACCGCGACGACCTCGCGGCGTACGTCACTGGTGCGTTCCCGCTGTCGGGTCCGTCCCGTCGCCACGACCTCATACACACTCAGACCGCTCTCGGTCACATGAGTGGACTGCGGCACGTACGCCAGATGGCGGGCCCGCTGGCGCGGCGACATCCGCAGCAGGTCCTCATCACCGTGCAGCACCTGCCCCCGGCGTGGGGTGAGCACCCCGACCAGGCACTTCATCAATGTGCTCTTGCCCGACCCGTTCGCCCCGAGCAAC
Protein-coding regions in this window:
- a CDS encoding rhomboid family intramembrane serine protease, translating into MSPTRPTSWTAARPAPRAWWRRVVPVLVMVALMWASEILDLLTPFSLDRYGIRPRHLDHLAGIVASPFLHHGFGHLIANTTALLILGALLALSTRHLWAVTIGVILLSGAGVWLTGASNSVHIGASGLVYGYAAFLAVYGFAARRLASALAGLLVIAGYGSLLWGVLPVQAGVSWQGHLFGALAGVALALKLGRRDRAGL
- a CDS encoding IucA/IucC family C-terminal-domain containing protein, translating into MSLEQEPRSDLEALAARMADWAGTFSLALGPDCVAAARRQVADDPLGAVCSAADLARPDSGVPEEFVRRHAEARGLPYGRHAASLVFQRYAHRVAGVAVAAWVAQDLVPQLRLDSVQVLVTGGSPTRLLLPQPEVLRDVDAEQVVQLIVDEHLAVVAESLHEVARVGMANLWGNMGAAIAGAARSLSKHFPAAQVRDKGEALLATRPGLARSGTFRYLDGPLGQRLFFDRRSCCHWYVVPDGQYCSWCSLLTHEERTAKFTAAMHKEAHPDNATI
- a CDS encoding DUF1846 domain-containing protein; amino-acid sequence: MGAQTIGFDREKYLRLQAEHINARRAKFGGKLYLEFGGKLFDDFHASRVLPGFTPDNKLVMLQTLKDEVEMVVVVSARDLVANKVRADLGIGYDADALRLIDEFRARGLHVGSVVISHMTDDNKPAKAFKRKLERLGLTVYRHFPIKGYPNDVQHIVSDEGYGKNDYIETTRDLVVVTAPGPGSGKMATCLSQLFHDHRRGIPSGYAKFETFPIWNLPLDHPINIAYEAATVDLDDVNMIDPFHLEAYGEKCVNYNRDVEIFPVLNLLFERIMERSPYKSPTDMGVNMVGQCISDDEACRAASKQEVIRRYYRTLAIERRDALEPVLSERIALLMSRLGITSEDRPVVEPALRTAKRTKGPAAAIELPDGRIITGKTTSLLGCCSAILLDALKALAGIDDKVRLLSPETVVPIQTLKTQHLGSRNPRLHTDEVLIALSVGANHDENARRALAELPKLRGCDVHSSVILGPVDEGIFRSLGVQVTTEPVYQSKKLYRKS
- a CDS encoding ABC transporter ATP-binding protein, with the protein product MSALTVTDLDFAYGRRAVLEQVQLQIRPGELTMLLGANGSGKSTLMKCLVGVLTPRRGQVLHGDEDLLRMSPRQRARHLAYVPQSTHVTESGLSVYEVVATGRTRQRERTSDVRREVVAVLDHLHLADRALDRLDMLSGGERQRVLIGRALAQQTPWLLLDEPVSALDLRHQVDILGLLRGLTRERGTGVLAIVHDINLAAAFADTVLVMLDGRAVAAGPPQEALTTDLLEQVYGTPVSVHRIEGRTVVLPRILDTDAHPQNLDDRSTA